From one Lycium barbarum isolate Lr01 chromosome 6, ASM1917538v2, whole genome shotgun sequence genomic stretch:
- the LOC132600622 gene encoding probable CCR4-associated factor 1 homolog 11: MAVENIDSDPNLIKIREVWSDNLESEFELIRSIIDQYPFISMDTEFPGVIFKPEVGPFRRNKRHVAQLPSESYKLLKSNVDVLNIIQVGLTLSDSNGNLPDLGTDHKYIWQINFSDFDVERDMHAPDSIELLRRHGINFEKNKEFGVDSVYFAELMMSSGLICNENVSWVTFHSAYDFAYLVKILTRRELPEDLIDFLEILRVFFGNNVYDVKHLMRFCERLYGGLDRVAEALEVNRAVGKCHQAGSDSLLTWQAFKKMRDVYFVKDGPEKYAGVLFGLEVY, from the coding sequence ATGGCTGTTGAAAATATTGATTCGGATCCAAACCTGATTAAGATCCGAGAAGTTTGGTCAGACAATCTTGAATCAGAATTTGAACTTATACGTTCTATAATTGATCAATACCCTTTTATTTCAATGGATACTGAATTTCCAGGTGTAATTTTCAAGCCTGAAGTGGGTCCCTTTCGAAGGAATAAGCGACACGTGGCACAGTTACCGTCAGAATCTTACAAGTTGTTGAAGTCAAACGTTGATGTTTTAAACATAATTCAAGTTGGACTAACGTTGTCAGATTCTAATGGTAATTTACCTGATTTAGGTACTGATCATAAGTACATATGGCAGATTAATTTTTCAGATTTTGATGTGGAGCGTGACATGCACGCGCCTGATTCGATTGAGTTACTTAGACGTCACGGTATTAATTTCGAGAAAAATAAAGAATTTGGGGTTGATTCTGTTTATTTTGCTGAGTTAATGATGTCGTCTGGATTAATTTGTAATGAAAATGTAAGTTGGGTGACTTTCCATAGCGCGTATGATTTCGCGTACCTTGTAAAGATTCTCACGCGCCGAGAACTTCCTGAGGACTTAATTGACTTTTTGGAGATTCTCAGGGTGTTTTTTGGAAACAATGTTTATGATGTGAAACACTTGATGAGGTTTTGTGAGAGACTTTATGGTGGTTTAGACCGGGTTGCGGAAGCACTTGAGGTGAACCGGGCGGTTGGAAAGTGTCATCAGGCCGGTTCAGATAGCTTGCTGACGTGGCAAGCCTTTAAGAAAATGAGGGATGTGTACTTTGTAAAAGACGGACCGGAAAAATATGCCGGCGTTTTGTTTGGATTAGAAGTGTATTAA
- the LOC132599496 gene encoding uncharacterized protein LOC132599496 encodes MSNHTSSSDQASKRSSRATPQSRRSWTLEEECTLIDGLKDLCVKGWKADNGTFRPGYMTELELYLNKIHPNCGLKSQPHINSKMKIWKKDYGTIALLKSRSGLGFHYGEGRIIVDDPSKWDEFVKADPNAKGMQNKTWPLFENWEEIFGKDRATGEFAEGPEDAFEEIVRSQGQGVSNDRRLGFLIEVDDEDDEEDARHEPDVAPGEDENAYRPSRASQSADKASESVNTEHQQNQQQGKNTRSSSSNVNDKERSKKRKRTVEDVNETALRDLVDVMKEFTANHSKTMGALIDMYGARDESEIRGKVLDILSSPTYQELYSPDQQIKASMGLTSDVRKMDLFLRMGELQRQNIVWMIVNDMFPST; translated from the exons ATGAGTAATCACACATCATCTTCTGACCAAGCATCAAAAAGGTCGAGCCGAGCAACACCTCAGAGCCGAAGGTCATGGACACTAGAAGAAGAATGCACTCTTATTGATGGTTTAAAGGATTTGTGTGTCAAGGGTTGGAAAGCGGATAATGGCACCTTTAGGCCTGGATACATGACGGAATTGGAGCTTTATTTAAACAAAATCCATCCTAATTGTGGATTGAAATCTCAACCACATATTAATTCTAaaatgaaaatatggaagaaggatTACGGGACTATAGCTTTATTAAAAAGTCGTAGTGGTTTGGGCTTTCATTATGGTGAAGGAAGAATTATAGTTGATGATCCAAGCAAATGGGATGAGTTTGTTAAG GCTGATCCAAATGCCAAAGGAATGCAAAACAAGACATGGCCATTGTTCGAGAATTGGGAAGAAATATTTGGAAAAGATAGAGCAACGGGAGAGTTTGCAGAAGGGCCGGAAGATGCTTTTGAGGAAATTGTTAGGAGCCAAGGTCAAGGAGTTTCTAATGACAGGAGATTAGGATTTCTTATTGAAgttgatgatgaagatgatgaagaagaTGCTAGACATGAACCTGATGTAGCCCCTGGAGAAGACGAAAATGCTTATAGACCTAGTAGAGCTTCTCAAAGTGCAGATAAAGCTTCTGAAAGTGTAAATACCGAACaccaacaaaaccaacaacaaggTAAAAATACTAGAAGCTCCTCTTCTAATGTCAATGATAAAGagagaagcaaaaaaagaaaaagaactgtTGAAGATGTTAACGAGACAGCTTTAAGGGATTTAGTTGATGTTATGAAGGAATTTACGGCAAATCACAGCAAAACAATGGGTGCTTTAATTGACATGTATGGGGCGCGTGATGAATCTGAAATTCGTGGAAAAGTTTTAGATATCCTTTCATCCCCTACTTATCAAGAGTTGTATAGTCCAGATCAACAAATCAAAGCATCAATGGGGCTTACTTCTGATGTTAGAAAAATGGATTTGTTCTTACGAATGGGTGAACTTCAACGTCAAAACATTGTGTGGATGATTGTCAATGATATGTTTCCAAGTACATGA